From the genome of Borrelia turcica IST7, one region includes:
- a CDS encoding DUF764 family protein, which produces MIISINAIQNYLIEFLNKFASDLRESQERAIELEVINTYNHPYLASYNPRAGNILVVKFDTIDNLFENATRAGKFYTNINEFTLNFALFFISFIVEADLLENTDAYNNMLAIYELFSEFLYNNNYRLKLESINNTAEHSYTTNITYYIYPTSGMQNNGLLTLDSRNSNSAYCANNAFKASVRVEEILEKTKEPELATRYN; this is translated from the coding sequence ATGATTATAAGTATTAATGCTATACAAAATTACTTAATTGAATTTTTAAATAAGTTCGCTTCTGATTTAAGAGAATCACAAGAGCGGGCAATAGAACTTGAGGTTATAAATACTTATAATCACCCATATCTGGCTAGCTATAATCCTCGTGCAGGCAATATACTAGTTGTTAAATTTGATACAATAGATAATTTGTTTGAAAATGCCACTAGAGCTGGCAAATTTTATACAAATATCAATGAATTTACTCTAAATTTTGCACTCTTTTTTATAAGTTTTATAGTAGAGGCAGATTTATTAGAAAACACTGATGCTTATAATAATATGCTTGCTATATATGAATTATTTAGTGAATTTCTTTATAACAACAACTACAGATTAAAACTAGAGAGTATAAATAATACTGCTGAGCACAGTTATACCACAAATATTACATACTACATATACCCCACTTCGGGAATGCAAAATAATGGACTCTTAACACTTGATAGCAGGAATAGCAATTCTGCTTATTGTGCCAATAATGCCTTTAAAGCTAGTGTTAGAGTAGAAGAGATATTAGAGAAGACAAAGGAGCCTGAACTTGCCACAAGATACAATTAA
- a CDS encoding DUF3890 domain-containing protein has protein sequence MSSDTENAELKDFYKKILALLSIKEAEVAFDSFMAYTELLNIILETHGVELAKLTKSHLFLLLYYFLGCELKKRGIMTEFEFEKIKKEKFNELEIEYNPTPIPTNIGDTANKKNFCGLFDSFLEKLKKQTKTPSCIGVVK, from the coding sequence ATGAGTAGTGATACCGAAAACGCGGAGCTTAAAGATTTTTATAAGAAAATACTAGCTCTCTTGTCAATAAAGGAGGCTGAAGTGGCTTTTGACTCATTTATGGCATATACAGAATTACTAAATATAATACTTGAGACACACGGAGTTGAACTTGCAAAACTGACTAAATCACACTTATTCCTACTGCTGTATTACTTTTTAGGCTGTGAGCTTAAAAAACGCGGTATAATGACTGAGTTTGAATTTGAAAAGATAAAAAAGGAAAAATTTAATGAACTTGAAATTGAATATAATCCAACGCCCATACCAACAAATATAGGAGATACTGCAAATAAAAAGAATTTTTGTGGTCTTTTTGACTCTTTTTTAGAAAAACTTAAAAAACAAACTAAAACTCCATCTTGTATAGGAGTAGTTAAATGA
- a CDS encoding DUF693 family protein — translation MLYRLLQYDFVVEFYSAQKAGKDTVGGKLPEATPKIKIKSESGININMSITDVYSSHNLVLAKQAKIQLWNLPLNFNDEIKAGDIVKIYYKKFADEQKYDFIMAGYLGVPMSTDYENGDFSVDYTIHLVSKSNFSNRTLTLCNFKGMRVVDAIESVFPTRNIINMSEGDKNRVIEESFYATTPKEFLEKIVKKYVQSVYTDIGNINLEVECNYIFSNIDPKNTTTHYEALEDYGLQFIPQQEISIGTAHNYTLSFWNATLTYTHKLKVGTKVSFKDGLSNTVFATIKETSAQLSNTGECSLNLKLYDDSNAVPAVT, via the coding sequence ATGCTATATAGACTATTACAATACGATTTTGTTGTCGAATTTTATAGCGCGCAAAAAGCAGGCAAGGATACCGTTGGAGGCAAATTACCTGAAGCTACTCCTAAAATTAAAATTAAGAGTGAGTCTGGCATTAATATAAATATGTCTATTACCGATGTGTATTCTAGTCACAATCTTGTACTAGCTAAACAAGCTAAAATTCAATTATGGAACCTGCCACTAAATTTTAATGACGAGATTAAAGCAGGAGATATTGTTAAGATATATTACAAAAAATTTGCAGATGAACAAAAATATGACTTTATTATGGCTGGCTATTTAGGCGTACCAATGAGCACTGATTATGAAAATGGTGATTTTTCTGTTGATTATACTATTCATTTGGTATCAAAAAGCAATTTTTCAAATAGAACACTTACTCTTTGTAACTTTAAAGGTATGCGTGTAGTAGATGCTATTGAGTCGGTTTTCCCTACTAGAAATATTATAAATATGAGTGAGGGTGATAAAAATAGGGTAATTGAGGAGTCTTTTTATGCTACGACGCCTAAAGAATTTTTAGAAAAGATAGTTAAAAAATATGTTCAAAGTGTATATACCGATATTGGTAATATTAATTTAGAAGTTGAGTGTAATTACATATTTAGCAATATTGACCCCAAAAATACTACTACTCATTATGAGGCACTAGAAGACTATGGGCTACAGTTTATACCACAACAAGAGATATCAATAGGAACCGCGCACAATTATACACTCTCATTTTGGAACGCCACACTAACATACACACATAAGCTTAAAGTAGGCACTAAAGTTAGCTTTAAAGATGGTCTTAGCAATACCGTTTTTGCAACTATAAAAGAAACAAGTGCACAACTGAGTAATACTGGTGAGTGTTCACTAAATCTTAAACTCTATGACGATAGCAATGCAGTTCCGGCAGTAACTTGA
- a CDS encoding DUF792 family protein — translation MPIQATNTNPQELEQHDIINIVKASINQVFSLFGNDNYIVLFPRMDLKGFGYIPQLFFIKPKGELLSRTYNTSCSKRPVINFATRKAEYVSYNPVMTGETIALSGAVLTSVYKEMLEPLKSTPFGNSLLEFDSSFVKEQLANRIEAQVPFSAYSPTFGLKELVVLTSVSFKDTPFIDEVEISINIEVIKTFAISSYKG, via the coding sequence ATGCCAATACAAGCTACTAATACAAACCCTCAAGAACTAGAACAACACGATATAATAAATATAGTAAAGGCTAGCATAAATCAAGTATTTAGCCTTTTTGGGAATGATAATTATATTGTGCTCTTCCCCAGAATGGATTTAAAAGGGTTTGGATATATTCCACAATTATTCTTTATTAAACCTAAAGGGGAGCTTTTAAGCCGAACTTACAATACTAGCTGTTCAAAACGCCCCGTTATCAATTTTGCTACTAGAAAAGCCGAATATGTAAGTTATAATCCCGTAATGACAGGAGAAACTATCGCATTATCAGGCGCGGTATTAACTAGTGTATACAAAGAAATGCTAGAGCCACTTAAGTCAACACCCTTCGGCAATTCACTACTTGAATTTGATAGCTCATTTGTAAAAGAACAGTTAGCCAATAGAATTGAGGCGCAAGTGCCCTTTAGCGCCTACAGCCCCACTTTTGGCCTTAAAGAATTAGTTGTACTAACATCAGTAAGTTTTAAAGACACTCCCTTTATTGATGAAGTGGAGATTAGCATTAATATAGAAGTGATTAAAACATTCGCTATTTCTAGTTACAAAGGATAA
- a CDS encoding DUF787 family protein: MPQDTIKVNLISDKTHIKQIEYYNPLLVYKTAKFKINEGAKFKAYSLTIQNYPKIIDALEKDNGENGEDNFSEEKKYLKETLDDFFQQDGLKACMLLLYKDKAEAIKEYLKANRHTFVVLINTYKKNGGEGGDGLTIYKDDYDKFKSPNNFFIFSTKEKEIKELFKDKSDTEKAGNIVVYSNNGEHLHLKFISKYLNEASTFHSVNPYGIKLKSTPLYDDTLIKTLRDTNINFYSLLNETALDGVPAFKEGVDLAGNSIDEIFTYQYLKAETIVELIRVWNKNNRQNSKLSALSLSGVRENAYTSSIECLFKRFKDSGLIVSYKDLKLILKPSPTLELTLNISVTYNYSINAVTLNITTEDLEDYIK; encoded by the coding sequence TTGCCACAAGATACAATTAAGGTCAATTTAATAAGTGATAAGACACATATTAAGCAAATTGAATACTATAACCCACTACTAGTATATAAGACAGCTAAATTTAAGATTAATGAGGGGGCTAAATTTAAAGCATACTCACTAACTATACAAAATTACCCAAAGATAATTGATGCACTAGAAAAGGATAATGGGGAAAACGGTGAGGATAATTTTTCTGAGGAAAAGAAATACTTAAAGGAAACACTAGATGATTTTTTCCAACAAGACGGCCTTAAAGCGTGTATGCTACTGCTTTATAAAGACAAAGCCGAGGCGATTAAAGAGTATCTTAAAGCTAATAGACACACATTTGTTGTCCTAATTAATACTTACAAAAAAAATGGGGGTGAGGGGGGCGACGGACTCACTATTTATAAAGATGATTATGATAAGTTTAAAAGCCCTAATAACTTCTTCATATTCTCTACTAAGGAAAAGGAAATAAAGGAATTATTTAAAGATAAATCTGATACTGAAAAGGCAGGTAATATTGTTGTTTATAGCAATAATGGCGAGCACTTGCATCTTAAATTTATAAGTAAATACCTAAATGAAGCGTCAACATTCCACTCAGTCAATCCATATGGAATTAAGCTTAAATCTACTCCTCTTTATGATGATACTCTAATTAAGACTTTAAGAGACACTAATATCAATTTCTACTCACTTCTTAATGAAACTGCCCTTGATGGTGTTCCGGCATTTAAGGAGGGGGTTGACCTAGCGGGTAATTCAATTGATGAAATTTTTACATATCAATACCTTAAAGCCGAGACTATTGTTGAGCTTATTAGAGTTTGGAATAAAAATAACAGACAAAATAGTAAACTTAGTGCCTTATCTTTAAGTGGAGTGCGTGAAAATGCATATACATCCTCAATAGAGTGTTTATTTAAAAGATTTAAAGATTCGGGTCTTATTGTATCTTATAAAGATTTAAAGCTTATACTTAAGCCTAGCCCCACACTAGAACTAACGCTAAATATATCTGTCACATATAATTATAGCATTAATGCTGTAACTCTTAATATTACAACAGAAGATTTAGAGGATTATATTAAGTAG
- a CDS encoding DUF1506 family protein: MSAIRQRLASMAGRLVSFYQNDEEIRYYKAKEVYNSYNATSTLHFSKEEYTKIIGIIFNLTDEELAQINDSNLSDIKVYYKMYTSADIAFKVKDRISLENTLYFEIVKVNGGVGYYTLILKELIWK; the protein is encoded by the coding sequence ATGAGTGCTATAAGACAGCGACTTGCTAGTATGGCGGGGCGTCTTGTAAGTTTTTATCAAAATGACGAGGAGATAAGATACTATAAGGCAAAAGAAGTCTACAATAGCTACAATGCTACCTCAACTCTGCATTTTAGTAAAGAAGAGTACACTAAAATAATAGGTATTATCTTCAACCTAACAGATGAAGAATTGGCACAAATAAATGACTCTAATTTAAGTGATATTAAGGTTTACTACAAAATGTATACCAGCGCTGATATTGCATTTAAGGTTAAGGATAGAATTTCACTTGAAAACACTCTCTATTTCGAAATAGTCAAGGTTAATGGCGGGGTTGGCTACTACACACTCATACTTAAGGAGCTTATATGGAAATAG
- a CDS encoding DUF777 family protein encodes MQSDNINYELYRINQNLKGSALTQEEIKNWIYSSIAILKIGIIKSFNAQEQEGIVFIPEYDGLEIKTRNISNIRLNLDKQDTVILLQSSINIFNTKDNNYFDKNYFYILSDANLNTKKLGLASSSISISSKRPIEFKTDDASLREAFVAVVDALREVTNSLANLRIIGQAEIEPTFRIYVERVNSQISQITATVARLLK; translated from the coding sequence ATGCAAAGCGACAATATTAACTATGAGCTTTATAGGATAAATCAAAACCTAAAAGGCTCCGCTTTAACACAAGAGGAGATTAAGAATTGGATTTATAGCTCAATTGCAATACTTAAAATAGGCATTATTAAGTCATTTAATGCTCAAGAACAAGAGGGCATAGTATTTATTCCTGAATATGATGGACTTGAAATTAAAACACGAAACATATCAAATATTAGACTAAATCTTGACAAACAAGACACTGTCATTTTACTGCAAAGTAGTATTAATATTTTTAACACAAAAGACAATAATTATTTTGACAAAAATTATTTCTATATATTATCAGACGCAAATCTTAATACTAAAAAATTAGGACTTGCGTCTAGTAGCATTAGTATTTCCTCAAAGCGTCCTATTGAATTTAAGACTGATGATGCTAGTCTTCGGGAGGCATTTGTGGCTGTAGTTGACGCATTAAGAGAAGTGACTAACTCACTTGCTAACTTGCGTATTATAGGACAGGCTGAAATTGAGCCTACATTTAGAATTTATGTAGAGCGAGTAAACTCACAAATTAGCCAAATAACTGCTACAGTAGCTCGTCTACTTAAATGA
- a CDS encoding DUF1357 family protein produces MSKADKTNKSVATLNDAGKKTSLVNSNTKPNLKQHKSISLDEYSQYMRYKKQQQQTNNKNSTQSPTVSINERIARELKANKTKVSAERSLLAQANKINEIDNLSKSYLSAHFNKETLLDKGYSLADIMLAQKKELIRKYVPSEQILAISKTSNIEHVGGEVLEQLVALAKVNIKRRDATSRLASGARIGKKGNLIEFKEQLSLNNPNFRPRNFSEFYEGIANTHKERRLLFYKNKMLAQRRA; encoded by the coding sequence ATGTCAAAGGCAGATAAAACAAATAAATCTGTAGCAACATTAAATGATGCGGGGAAGAAGACTAGTTTAGTTAACAGCAACACTAAACCTAACTTGAAACAACATAAGAGTATAAGTTTAGATGAATATAGCCAATATATGCGTTATAAGAAACAGCAACAGCAGACAAATAATAAAAACAGTACTCAATCACCAACTGTAAGTATTAATGAGCGAATAGCCCGAGAACTTAAGGCAAATAAAACTAAAGTTTCTGCTGAGCGTAGCTTATTAGCACAGGCTAATAAGATTAATGAAATAGATAATTTATCTAAATCTTATTTAAGTGCTCATTTTAATAAAGAGACTCTCCTTGATAAGGGATATAGCTTAGCTGATATAATGCTAGCACAAAAAAAGGAACTTATTCGCAAATATGTACCCTCTGAGCAAATATTAGCAATTAGCAAAACTAGCAATATTGAACATGTAGGTGGTGAAGTTTTAGAGCAATTAGTAGCACTTGCTAAGGTTAATATTAAGAGACGGGATGCTACTAGTAGGCTTGCTAGCGGGGCTCGTATAGGCAAAAAAGGAAATTTGATTGAATTTAAGGAACAGCTATCACTAAATAATCCTAATTTTAGACCGCGTAATTTTAGTGAATTTTATGAGGGTATTGCAAATACACATAAAGAGAGGCGCTTATTGTTTTACAAAAACAAAATGTTAGCGCAACGACGAGCTTAA
- a CDS encoding DUF1473 family protein: MRYKMKILTKSKIYEYTLKVIPVYEWDSILGIDQMKGLERLNELSYLKEITNLMIHPNFINEFYLILTENRRFAKEYKEYLIAMLYEVEFDMYHLDPDFKEPAFLFLEQYENNVGDFVKYPYINENWNYEYVAGKTNKTDNVVTSDE, translated from the coding sequence ATGCGATACAAAATGAAAATACTAACTAAATCCAAGATTTACGAATACACATTAAAGGTTATTCCCGTTTACGAATGGGACTCTATCTTGGGTATTGACCAAATGAAGGGACTTGAGCGCCTAAATGAGCTCTCATACCTAAAAGAGATAACCAACCTTATGATACACCCTAATTTTATAAATGAGTTTTATCTAATACTTACCGAGAACAGAAGATTTGCAAAAGAATATAAAGAATATCTTATTGCTATGCTTTATGAAGTAGAGTTTGATATGTATCACCTAGACCCTGATTTTAAAGAGCCAGCTTTTCTTTTCCTTGAGCAATATGAGAATAATGTTGGTGATTTTGTTAAATATCCTTATATAAATGAGAATTGGAATTATGAATATGTTGCTGGCAAAACAAATAAAACGGATAATGTAGTTACTTCGGATGAATAA
- a CDS encoding DUF228 domain-containing protein, producing the protein MADLAKIREDYEKKVSELKEIMKNPITDVGLFSNYVDFKDKNLTFSNSGGTRTSSVDKLENYPATGYPYKRGVVLDFDKDNAYEFGVKAGGGDDLYGICIDIDEFSQIATVLPITNNFTGFLVLKGGGDNGIKAGDKLFFNKDGELEKVAGGNKTVNAIALSSSHKINNSVSIILASVFGNRALKGA; encoded by the coding sequence ATGGCTGATTTAGCTAAAATAAGAGAAGATTATGAGAAAAAGGTAAGTGAACTTAAAGAGATAATGAAAAATCCTATTACTGATGTAGGTCTTTTTAGTAATTATGTTGATTTTAAGGATAAGAATTTAACTTTTAGCAATTCTGGTGGTACTAGAACTAGTAGTGTAGATAAATTAGAAAACTACCCTGCTACAGGATACCCGTACAAGAGGGGTGTTGTACTAGATTTTGACAAAGATAATGCATATGAATTTGGCGTTAAGGCCGGCGGAGGGGACGACTTATACGGTATTTGTATTGATATTGATGAATTTAGCCAGATAGCCACAGTATTGCCTATTACTAATAATTTTACAGGCTTTCTGGTGCTAAAGGGGGGTGGAGACAATGGAATAAAGGCTGGCGACAAATTGTTTTTCAACAAAGATGGAGAATTAGAAAAGGTTGCGGGGGGAAACAAGACGGTTAATGCTATAGCCTTATCAAGTTCACATAAAATCAATAATAGTGTCAGCATAATACTTGCTAGTGTATTTGGTAATAGAGCCCTTAAGGGAGCTTAA
- a CDS encoding DUF759 family protein has product MNNDTFTIKFKGVLDRVATRKSLESDISKMEKLLKPKKTSLGSTRDIIKSNLGDKKRELNKQNKYEALREKVEKFRLSETRKLVKQGMGFEKARKEAHRRSLMSDKDRRKLEYSNIKQEKKAIRGKALAKVITIAIGTAIGKAIFGAFSKATGGAFNFAKKSVEESAQTKRDTKISSKMFSKGEYSTLYKKIAGTKSFEKDTEIADFLRKSAVLKSSLKNLGLAGDKNALSSVVDLASKLKSSGLYSGNDDAIGAVSELLKGNASGLFSMLNQLEGVGDKYNDLATMSFEASSGTDPASRIRVIEQILADLPKDLLQDSSSRDAIGSNLAKFENSVQNLTAKILEPALVLINKLLDWINNFNLQTSIIDPIKGAITSIFSLDALIARLRSILPSWAGGDSGASLKEIQERDSSTTAPH; this is encoded by the coding sequence ATGAATAATGATACTTTTACCATTAAATTTAAAGGAGTACTAGATAGAGTAGCTACTAGAAAATCTCTTGAGAGCGATATTTCTAAGATGGAAAAGCTACTTAAACCTAAAAAAACAAGCTTAGGGAGCACTCGTGATATTATTAAGAGTAATTTAGGGGATAAGAAGCGCGAACTTAATAAACAGAATAAATATGAAGCTTTGCGCGAAAAAGTAGAAAAATTTAGATTAAGTGAAACCCGCAAACTTGTAAAACAAGGTATGGGATTTGAAAAAGCTCGTAAGGAAGCACACAGGCGCTCTCTTATGTCTGATAAAGACAGGCGTAAATTAGAATATAGCAATATAAAACAAGAAAAAAAAGCAATTAGAGGCAAAGCACTTGCAAAAGTTATAACAATAGCTATTGGTACAGCAATTGGAAAAGCAATATTTGGTGCTTTTAGTAAAGCAACAGGCGGTGCTTTTAATTTTGCTAAAAAATCTGTTGAAGAGAGCGCACAAACTAAACGAGACACTAAAATATCATCTAAAATGTTTAGCAAAGGCGAATACAGCACTCTTTATAAGAAGATAGCTGGTACTAAATCGTTTGAAAAGGACACTGAGATAGCAGATTTTTTAAGAAAATCGGCTGTACTTAAGAGTAGTTTAAAGAATTTAGGCCTTGCGGGTGATAAGAATGCTTTATCCTCAGTAGTTGATTTGGCTAGTAAACTTAAATCTAGTGGCCTTTATTCTGGCAATGATGATGCTATTGGAGCCGTATCAGAATTACTTAAAGGGAATGCTAGTGGGCTATTTTCTATGCTAAATCAATTAGAGGGTGTTGGTGATAAGTATAATGATTTAGCTACTATGAGCTTTGAAGCATCTTCTGGTACAGACCCCGCAAGTAGAATAAGAGTTATAGAACAAATACTTGCCGACTTGCCAAAAGACTTACTCCAAGATAGTAGTTCAAGAGATGCTATAGGTAGTAACCTTGCTAAATTTGAAAATAGTGTGCAAAACCTAACAGCTAAAATACTAGAGCCGGCTCTAGTACTTATTAATAAACTACTAGACTGGATTAACAACTTTAATCTTCAAACTAGCATTATAGACCCCATAAAGGGAGCCATAACAAGCATATTTAGCTTAGACGCTCTTATAGCCAGACTTAGGTCAATATTACCCAGTTGGGCGGGTGGTGATAGTGGCGCCAGCCTTAAGGAAATACAGGAGAGAGACAGCTCCACAACAGCTCCACATTAA
- a CDS encoding DUF1463 family protein, producing the protein MNLYNLTEVYFSIAGHQLHSGKIEFTSEPTTRATISSEDKGIPVISFRDPKTITYIFNIEVTIGSHDYILLTELSDEQFDNTSVSKLDKASDLVFNDHIATKIISNNAIFTESPSRSYSAEAEKVSFEIRAINCQKSKPNSL; encoded by the coding sequence ATGAACCTTTATAATTTAACGGAAGTCTACTTTTCAATAGCAGGTCATCAATTACACAGTGGTAAAATTGAATTTACCAGCGAGCCTACTACTAGAGCTACTATTAGTAGTGAAGATAAGGGCATACCCGTAATTAGCTTTAGAGACCCTAAAACCATAACATACATATTCAATATTGAAGTAACTATTGGTAGCCATGATTATATCCTACTAACAGAACTATCCGATGAACAATTTGATAATACTAGTGTTAGTAAACTAGATAAGGCCTCAGATTTAGTCTTTAATGACCATATCGCAACTAAAATTATATCAAATAATGCCATATTTACAGAGTCTCCAAGTAGGAGCTATTCAGCTGAAGCTGAAAAGGTATCCTTTGAAATTAGAGCCATTAATTGCCAAAAGAGTAAGCCAAATTCGCTTTAA
- a CDS encoding DUF228 domain-containing protein translates to MSSRKQKPQTAPDRELKEKIIEPVVEQQAEIRVKRQQQQVLQPQQKSEFEEKEDAYKEFILKLKKYSKTSVGEVTTFSNNTEHRDKNLIFSSPCQTNSSSVDKLENYPYKGFPYKRGVKLAISEAEPFIHVEPTDDLNLYGICVDIDEFSQTATVLPITNNFSGYLVTRNPNIKIGDILDINTEGIIIKAGGGTPTIINAVALSDSFTLDFSGKLKEAPQSISEFKINFVKVAIYGNRGFEITIRNEEQ, encoded by the coding sequence TTGAGTAGCCGTAAGCAAAAACCACAGACCGCCCCTGATAGAGAACTTAAAGAGAAGATAATAGAGCCTGTAGTAGAGCAACAGGCAGAAATTAGAGTTAAAAGACAACAACAACAAGTGCTACAGCCACAGCAAAAAAGTGAATTTGAGGAAAAAGAAGATGCATACAAAGAATTTATTTTAAAACTTAAGAAATATAGCAAAACTTCTGTTGGTGAAGTTACTACTTTTAGTAACAACACGGAGCATAGAGATAAAAATCTAATTTTTTCATCGCCCTGTCAAACGAATTCAAGTAGTGTTGATAAGTTAGAAAACTATCCTTATAAAGGCTTTCCATATAAGCGTGGAGTAAAGTTAGCAATTAGTGAAGCAGAGCCTTTTATTCATGTAGAGCCTACAGATGATTTAAACCTATATGGAATTTGTGTTGATATTGATGAATTTAGCCAGACAGCTACCGTACTACCAATTACAAATAATTTTAGTGGGTATTTAGTTACTAGAAACCCAAACATAAAAATAGGAGACATACTAGATATTAACACTGAGGGCATTATTATTAAGGCCGGTGGTGGAACTCCTACAATAATTAATGCGGTAGCTTTATCTGACTCATTTACTCTTGATTTTAGTGGCAAGTTAAAAGAGGCGCCACAGAGTATAAGTGAATTTAAAATCAATTTTGTAAAGGTAGCTATTTACGGGAATAGGGGTTTTGAGATAACTATTCGCAATGAGGAGCAATAA
- a CDS encoding DUF1322 family protein, protein MNNREVKKCINEIHESRSRYFRLLEKIKANKYHFPVIMGICSFSEVKSMYYKELVEVNLLAEAKLEKELFENLLLK, encoded by the coding sequence ATGAATAACAGAGAAGTTAAGAAATGCATCAATGAAATACACGAGAGTAGAAGTCGTTATTTTCGTCTACTAGAGAAGATTAAGGCTAATAAATATCACTTCCCCGTAATTATGGGTATATGTAGCTTTAGTGAGGTTAAGTCTATGTATTATAAGGAATTGGTGGAGGTCAACCTACTTGCTGAAGCAAAACTTGAAAAGGAACTTTTTGAAAACCTGTTACTAAAATAA
- a CDS encoding DUF228 domain-containing protein — MAIEQLEKEYIEKREQVKKIMKNPIADPDLFSNRTEHRDKNLIFSNSGGTATSRFDKIENYFAKGYPYKRGVKLVVNKVDEGQPAKPHYEPHIEAGGGDDLYGICIDIDEYSQIATVLPITNNFQGYLVAKDSSIKRADKLCFNIDGELEKSTAGKANINAIALADAIELVANKQHVVKVAVIGNRALDKN, encoded by the coding sequence ATGGCAATAGAACAATTAGAAAAAGAATACATAGAAAAGCGCGAGCAAGTAAAGAAAATCATGAAAAATCCTATAGCAGACCCCGACCTTTTTAGTAATAGGACTGAGCATAGAGATAAGAATTTAATTTTTAGCAATTCAGGCGGTACTGCTACTAGTAGGTTTGACAAGATAGAGAATTATTTCGCTAAAGGATATCCATACAAGCGTGGAGTAAAACTAGTTGTAAATAAAGTAGACGAGGGGCAACCTGCAAAACCACATTATGAACCACACATTGAGGCAGGGGGCGGGGACGACCTATATGGAATTTGCATTGATATTGATGAATACAGCCAGATAGCCACAGTATTGCCTATTACTAACAACTTTCAAGGGTATTTAGTTGCAAAAGACAGCTCAATTAAAAGGGCAGATAAATTATGCTTTAACATTGATGGTGAATTAGAAAAGAGTACGGCGGGCAAAGCCAATATCAATGCTATAGCACTAGCTGACGCTATAGAACTTGTAGCCAATAAGCAACATGTAGTAAAGGTAGCAGTTATTGGAAACAGGGCTTTAGATAAGAATTAA